One stretch of Tepidibacter hydrothermalis DNA includes these proteins:
- the prmC gene encoding peptide chain release factor N(5)-glutamine methyltransferase, giving the protein MTIRQMMKKWIRELSKSTTAKLDVELAMCKVLDVTRLYIHLNLDEEISKKDENRIEALLKQRRKGRPMAYIIGKKEFMGLDFFVKEGVLIPRPDTEVLVEDIIQQAKKIDNPLIVDIGTGSGAISVSLAKYIKDSRIYSLDISDDALEVGAVNAKNNEVEDKITFLKSDVFSALENEDIKFDIIVSNPPYIRRLDIEGLEVDVKNYEPSLALDGGEDGLDFYRKITEDSTKFIKDNGILGYEVGYDQAEDVKKIMIQNGYGDIRILEDLASIQRVVIGTKI; this is encoded by the coding sequence ATGACGATAAGACAAATGATGAAAAAGTGGATAAGAGAGCTTAGTAAGAGTACTACTGCAAAGCTTGATGTTGAGCTTGCTATGTGTAAGGTACTTGATGTAACTAGACTTTATATACATCTTAATTTAGATGAGGAAATTTCAAAGAAGGATGAAAATAGGATTGAGGCTCTTTTAAAGCAAAGAAGAAAAGGAAGACCTATGGCTTATATTATAGGGAAAAAAGAGTTTATGGGACTTGATTTCTTTGTTAAAGAGGGAGTGTTAATTCCAAGACCAGACACTGAGGTGTTGGTTGAAGATATTATACAACAAGCTAAAAAAATAGACAATCCTTTAATAGTAGATATAGGAACGGGTTCTGGTGCTATTAGTGTGTCTTTAGCTAAGTATATAAAAGATTCAAGAATATATTCACTTGATATATCTGATGATGCTCTTGAGGTGGGCGCAGTTAATGCTAAGAACAATGAGGTAGAAGATAAGATAACTTTTTTAAAGTCAGATGTATTCTCAGCACTTGAAAATGAGGATATTAAATTCGATATAATAGTGTCGAATCCTCCTTATATAAGACGTCTTGATATAGAAGGACTTGAGGTTGATGTTAAGAACTATGAACCATCTTTAGCTCTTGATGGAGGAGAGGATGGACTTGATTTTTATAGAAAGATAACTGAGGATTCTACTAAGTTTATAAAGGATAATGGAATTTTAGGTTATGAAGTAGGATATGATCAAGCAGAGGATGTAAAAAAGATAATGATACAAAATGGATATGGTGATATAAGAATATTAGAAGATTTGGCTTCTATACAAAGGGTTGTTATAGGAACAAAAATTTGA
- a CDS encoding ZIP family metal transporter has translation MLNITLLGFLCGVIGTFIGGVIAFLFRNKADRYLSMFMGLAGGIMLSVVTFDLLTEAMDEIGVNLAIIFTFVGVFVSMIIKQFMHFEGMLKTGYLIFFSVLLHNFPEGLAIGSSFSLKESLGITLVIVIGIHNVPEGIAMALTLIKGRMNVLKVMLFTILAGIPMGIGSYIGAYFGEVFQGFVGFFLAIASGTMLYVTIEEIFPNSKTIYTITGFLLGILMVSIF, from the coding sequence TTGCTTAATATTACTTTGCTTGGTTTTTTGTGTGGAGTTATTGGAACTTTTATTGGTGGAGTTATAGCTTTTTTATTTAGGAATAAGGCTGATAGGTACTTAAGCATGTTCATGGGACTTGCTGGAGGTATAATGTTGTCTGTGGTTACTTTTGACTTATTAACTGAGGCGATGGATGAAATCGGTGTTAATCTAGCTATAATTTTTACTTTTGTAGGGGTATTTGTTAGCATGATCATAAAGCAGTTTATGCATTTTGAAGGTATGCTAAAGACTGGATATTTAATATTTTTTAGTGTTTTATTACATAACTTTCCTGAGGGACTTGCTATAGGATCTTCGTTTAGCTTGAAAGAATCACTTGGGATTACTTTGGTGATAGTAATAGGGATACATAATGTTCCTGAGGGGATTGCCATGGCGTTAACTCTTATAAAAGGAAGAATGAATGTATTAAAGGTTATGCTATTTACTATACTTGCAGGTATTCCAATGGGAATAGGAAGTTATATAGGAGCTTATTTTGGAGAAGTGTTTCAGGGATTTGTGGGATTTTTCTTGGCAATAGCATCTGGAACAATGCTTTACGTTACTATAGAAGAGATTTTTCCTAATTCAAAAACTATATACACTATAACGGGGTTTTTATTGGGAATTTTGATGGTTAGTATATTTTGA
- the prfA gene encoding peptide chain release factor 1 → MFDKVEIIEDKYKDLTQKIGDPEVINRQSEWQKYIKEHAEIEPIVMKYREYKETIGGIEESKQILQEESDEELRELAKMELSELEENLPAIEDELKLLLVPKDPNDEKDVIVEIRGGAGGDEAALFAGTLFRMYCRYAESRRWKVELMSSNETGVGGYKEVSFSIKGKGAYSRLKYESGVHRVQRIPATESGGRIHTSTATVAVLPEVDDVEVNINPNDLRIDVFRSSGNGGQSVNTTDSAVRITHLPTGEVVSCQDGKSQLKNKEKALKVLKARLFDKAQAEQHKEISAERKSQVGTGDRSERIRTYNFPQGRITDHRINLTLYKLDSFIEGEINEMIDALITVDQAEKLNAVNN, encoded by the coding sequence ATGTTTGATAAAGTTGAAATTATAGAAGATAAGTATAAAGATTTAACTCAAAAGATTGGGGATCCTGAAGTTATTAATAGACAATCTGAGTGGCAAAAATATATTAAAGAGCATGCTGAGATAGAACCTATAGTTATGAAGTATAGAGAATATAAGGAAACTATTGGGGGAATCGAAGAATCAAAGCAGATACTTCAAGAAGAATCGGATGAAGAATTAAGAGAACTTGCTAAGATGGAATTATCTGAGCTTGAAGAGAATTTACCAGCAATAGAAGACGAACTTAAGCTTTTACTTGTTCCGAAAGATCCTAATGATGAAAAGGATGTTATCGTTGAGATAAGAGGTGGAGCTGGTGGTGATGAGGCTGCACTATTTGCCGGAACTTTATTCAGAATGTACTGTAGATACGCAGAGTCAAGAAGATGGAAAGTAGAGTTAATGAGTAGTAATGAAACTGGTGTTGGTGGATATAAAGAGGTTTCTTTCTCTATAAAGGGAAAAGGAGCTTATTCAAGACTTAAGTATGAGTCTGGAGTTCACAGAGTTCAAAGAATACCAGCTACAGAGTCTGGTGGTAGAATACATACATCTACTGCTACTGTTGCAGTTTTACCAGAAGTTGATGATGTTGAAGTTAACATTAATCCTAATGACTTAAGAATAGACGTTTTCCGTTCTTCAGGAAACGGTGGACAAAGTGTTAATACTACCGATTCAGCAGTAAGAATAACACATCTTCCAACTGGAGAGGTTGTATCATGTCAGGATGGAAAGAGTCAGCTTAAGAATAAGGAAAAAGCTCTTAAAGTATTAAAGGCTAGATTATTCGATAAGGCACAAGCTGAACAACATAAAGAAATATCAGCTGAAAGAAAGAGTCAGGTTGGAACTGGAGATAGATCTGAGAGAATAAGAACTTATAACTTCCCTCAAGGAAGAATTACTGATCACAGAATAAATTTAACTTTATATAAGCTAGATAGCTTTATAGAGGGAGAGATAAATGAAATGATAGATGCTCTTATAACTGTAGATCAAGCTGAAAAATTAAACGCTGTAAATAACTAA